Proteins from a genomic interval of Cyprinus carpio isolate SPL01 chromosome A21, ASM1834038v1, whole genome shotgun sequence:
- the wdr55 gene encoding WD repeat-containing protein 55, whose product MDKNTTEVNGNQNHCSTWKSARDPPVQQGAEVRLYSAYIKKMASPIEHEDSCEQEEEEAAEEPKTPKIRDTPEDIKLEAIANTIAFHPSRDILAAGDIDGDLYLFSYSCTEGENRELWSSGHHLKSCRKVLFSADGQKLFSVSKDKAVHILDAEAGKLLTRIPKAHNAPINALLLVDENIVATGDDEGTLKVWDMRRGTSFMDLKQHEDYISDITIDQNKRTLLTASGDGTMGVFNIRRRRFELLSEFQNGDLNSVCIMKRGRKVVCGSGEGKIYIFNWNGFGATSDRFAVQAESVDCIVPITDSILCAASIDGVIRAVSVLPNRVLGSVGQHLGESIEEIARSRDTRFLASCAHDQLIKFWDISSLPDTRVSDYRRRKKKDRRLKALSNKAFDTGQDFFAGLLDSTEENRKKEDEEEEEEEEEEEDSDSGSD is encoded by the exons ATGGACAAAAATACAacggaagtcaatgggaaccaaaaccaCTGCTCCACGTGGAAAAGCGCGCGAGATCCTCCAGTCCAGCAGGGGGCGGAAGTGCGACTTTACTCCGCCTACATAAAAAAGATGGCGTCTCCCATAGAACACGAGGATTCATGCGaacaa gaggaggaggaggctgcAGAGGAACCCAAAACACCGAAGATCCGAGACACACCAGAGGATATCAAACTAGAGGCCATCGCCAACACGATCGCGTTCCACCCCAGTCGAGACATCCTGGCAGCGGGGGACATCGACGGAGACCTCTACCT ATTCTCATACTCCTGCACCGAAGGAGAGAACAGAGAGCTGTGGTCATCAGGACATCATCTGAAGTCCTGCAGGAAAGTGCTGTTCTCCGCCGACGGACAGA AGCTCTTCAGCGTGTCCAAAGACAAGGCCGTTCACATCCTGGACGCGGAGGCTGGGAAGCTGCTGACACGCATCCCCAAAGCTCACAA CGCCCCCATCAACGCCCTGCTGCTGGTGGATGAGAATATCGTTGCGACGGGCGATGACGAGGGGACGCTGAAGGTGTGGGACATGAGGAGAGGCACCTCGTTCATGGATCTGAAGCAGCATGAGGATTATATCAGCGATATCACCATCGATCAGAACAAACGCACCCTGCTCACCGCCAG TGGCGACGGCACTATGGGAGTGTTCAACATAAGAAGACGGAGATTTGAACTGCTCTCCGAGTTCCAGAATGGAGATCTTAACTCTGTCTGCATTATGAAA AGAGGCCGTAAAGTCGTTTGTGGATCCGGAGAGggcaaaatatacatttttaactggAATGGTTTCGGTGCCACCAGCGACCGGTTTGCGGTTCAGGCCGAGTCTGTGGATTGTATCGTGCCGATTACCGACAGCATCCTGTGTGCCGCCTCCATCGACGGCGTCATCAG AGCTGTGAGTGTCCTGCCGAACCGTGTTCTGGGCAGCGTCGGGCAGCACCTCGGCGAGTCCATCGAGGAGATCGCTCGCTCCAGGGACACACGCTTCCTGGCCAGCTGCGCTCACGACCAGCTCATCAAGTTCTGGGACATCTCCAGCTTACCGGACACCAGAGTCAGCGATTACCGGCGGAGGAAGAAGAAAGACCGACGCCTCAAAGCTCTGAGTAATAAAGCTTTCGACACGGGACAGGATTTCTTCGCCGGCCTTTTAGACTCAACTGAAGAAAACCGTAAGAAagaagatgaagaggaagaggaggaggaggaggaggaggaggacagtgACAGTGGGAGCGACTGA
- the LOC109067992 gene encoding 15-hydroxyprostaglandin dehydrogenase [NAD(+)]-like: MDLKEKVAVVTGAAQGLGRSFVEILLKNGAKVALIDVNKSLGEELKSTLDQEHGRDRTEFHTADVSSEEDFKGVLEKIVETFGRIDILCNNAGIVNEKHWEKTIAINLGGVIRGTYLTLEHMKKENSGNGGVIVNISSIAGLGPLPLAPIYTAAKHGVVGFSRAMAAVSTLANYGVRINTLCPWFVKTSLLSVMSSEEHLGSFFPLKGFADTMMENRGCLEADVVAKAFLVLVKDESKNGDVLMVDPEGAAFVSFPEPGKNMPSTPVSLQ, encoded by the exons ATGGATCTGAAGGAGAAAGTGGCTGTAGTGACCGGAGCAGCTCAGGGTTTGGGCAGGAGCTTCGTCGAAATACTCCTGAAAAACGGGGCAAAg GTGGCTTTAATCGATGTGAATAAATCTCTGGGAGAGGAACTGAAGAGCACACTTGATCAGGAGCATGGACGGGACAGGACTGAGTTTCACACGGCCGACGTCTCATCAGAGGAAGACTTTAAAG GAGTTTTGGAAAAAattgttgaaacatttggccGCATAGACATTTTGTGCAACAACGCAGGGATCGTCAACGAAAAGCACTGGGAAAAGACTATAGCAATCAACCTG GGTGGAGTGATCAGAGGAACATATCTCACTCTAGAACATATGAAGAAGGAAAACAGTGGTAATGGAGGAGTCATTGTCAACATTTCATCTATTGCAG GTTTGGGGCCTCTGCCGCTGGCGCCCATCTACACAGCAGCTAAACACGGCGTGGTGGGATTCAGTCGTGCCATGGCA GCCGTTTCCACGCTGGCTAACTACGGGGTGAGGATCAACACTCTCTGTCCGTGGTTTGTGAAGACCAGTTTGCTGTCCGTCATGAGCTCAGAAGAGCATTTAGGAAGTTTCTTTCCCCTGAAGGGTTTTGCAGACACGATGATGGAGAACCGCGGCTGTCTGGA GGCTGATGTTGTTGCCAAGGCCTTTCTTGTTCTTGTGAAAGATGAGAGCAAGAATGGAGACGTTCTGATGGTTGATCCCGAGGGGGCAGCTTTTGTTTCTTTCCCCGAACCGGGCAAAAACATGCCATCTACTCCGGTCAGTCTCCAGTAG